From one Variovorax sp. PBL-H6 genomic stretch:
- a CDS encoding universal stress protein: protein MYERILVATDGSELSELAVTASIDLALLMSAELVAVKVVHHYPAGYFEGSLLLSQMEVQRMQQQADAEAQRVVDAVKAKADARGVKSTRAVIMKSELISEAIIEAARVHKSDLIVMASHGRRGIRRLLMGSETLHVLTHSHTPVLVLR, encoded by the coding sequence ATGTATGAACGCATACTCGTCGCCACCGACGGTTCCGAGCTCTCGGAACTTGCCGTGACCGCCTCGATCGACCTCGCCTTGCTGATGAGCGCGGAGCTGGTCGCGGTCAAGGTGGTCCACCACTACCCCGCCGGCTACTTCGAAGGCTCGCTGCTACTGAGCCAGATGGAGGTGCAGCGCATGCAGCAGCAGGCGGATGCCGAGGCCCAGCGCGTCGTGGATGCGGTCAAGGCCAAGGCCGACGCCCGGGGCGTCAAGAGCACACGCGCCGTGATCATGAAATCGGAGCTGATCTCCGAGGCCATCATCGAAGCCGCCCGCGTTCACAAGAGCGATCTGATCGTCATGGCCTCGCATGGACGCCGCGGCATCCGGCGCCTCTTGATGGGCAGCGAGACACTGCACGTGCTGACGCATTCGCACACGCCGGTGCTGGTGCTGCGCTAA
- a CDS encoding DUF924 family protein — protein sequence MTTAPLPSPQEVAAFWREAGPSRWFTKDESFDAEFKARFEAAHHAAGAGALDAWAREPEGALALLVLLDQFPRNAWRGSAHMFATDGKARAIARAAIEAGHDRQVDDVLRPFFYLPFMHSESIEDQERSVALNAALDANTQRFALLHRDIIARFGRFPHRNPMLGRETTPQEQAFLDQGGFAG from the coding sequence ATGACGACTGCTCCCCTCCCCTCCCCGCAGGAGGTCGCCGCTTTTTGGCGCGAGGCCGGCCCCTCCCGCTGGTTCACGAAGGACGAGTCCTTCGATGCCGAGTTCAAGGCGCGCTTCGAAGCAGCGCACCACGCCGCCGGCGCCGGTGCCCTCGACGCCTGGGCCCGAGAGCCCGAAGGCGCACTGGCGCTGCTGGTGTTGCTGGACCAGTTCCCGCGCAACGCCTGGCGCGGCAGCGCCCACATGTTCGCTACCGACGGCAAGGCCCGCGCGATTGCGCGCGCAGCCATCGAAGCCGGGCACGACCGGCAGGTCGACGATGTGCTGCGGCCCTTCTTCTACCTGCCGTTCATGCATTCCGAGTCCATTGAAGACCAGGAGCGCTCGGTCGCGCTGAACGCCGCGCTCGACGCCAACACGCAACGCTTTGCGCTGCTGCATCGCGACATCATCGCGCGCTTCGGGCGCTTTCCGCATCGCAATCCGATGCTCGGGCGCGAGACCACGCCGCAGGAGCAGGCCTTCCTGGACCAGGGCGGCTTCGCCGGCTAG
- a CDS encoding CHRD domain-containing protein, producing the protein MNRTATLLRAALVTGVATAALAGCGMMSRSDTASFSGTMNAASEVPPNMTRGSGLAEAWLNKDTNVLKYKISYTGLSGPATAAHFHGPASAGANAGVVLPFANPASPIEGQATLTPAQAADLMAGRWYANIHTAANPNGEIRGQLLPKM; encoded by the coding sequence ATGAACCGAACTGCCACCCTCTTGCGCGCCGCCCTCGTGACCGGCGTGGCCACTGCCGCTCTCGCGGGCTGCGGCATGATGTCGAGGTCCGACACGGCGAGCTTCAGCGGCACCATGAACGCGGCCAGCGAGGTGCCTCCCAACATGACGCGCGGCAGCGGCCTGGCCGAAGCGTGGCTCAACAAGGACACCAATGTCCTCAAGTACAAGATCAGCTACACCGGACTGAGCGGCCCGGCCACGGCGGCGCATTTCCATGGTCCCGCCTCTGCCGGCGCGAACGCGGGCGTGGTGCTTCCCTTCGCGAATCCTGCAAGCCCGATCGAAGGCCAGGCCACCCTGACTCCGGCCCAGGCCGCCGACCTGATGGCCGGCCGGTGGTACGCCAACATCCATACCGCCGCCAATCCGAATGGCGAGATCCGGGGACAACTGCTGCCCAAGATGTAA
- a CDS encoding chromate transporter, with protein MHPAPPLAAQFDRPQPRSVGDLFFSFTWLALQGFGGVLAVVQREMVEKKRWLTPDEFLEDWAVAQVLPGPNVINLALMIGDRHFGLRGAIAAVAGMLAVPLGVILMLALLYANYAGNPQVAGALRGMGAVAGGLIAATGIKLMPALKRHPLGIGVCLGIVALVFGAIALMRIPLGWVLLVVGGAACVWTWKRIAP; from the coding sequence ATGCATCCGGCTCCTCCTCTCGCGGCGCAATTTGATCGACCGCAGCCCCGTTCCGTTGGCGACTTGTTCTTTTCCTTCACCTGGCTGGCGCTGCAGGGCTTCGGCGGCGTGCTTGCCGTCGTGCAGCGCGAGATGGTCGAGAAGAAGCGCTGGCTCACGCCTGACGAGTTCCTCGAGGACTGGGCCGTGGCCCAGGTGCTGCCTGGGCCGAACGTGATCAACCTTGCCCTGATGATCGGTGACCGGCATTTCGGACTGCGCGGCGCGATTGCCGCCGTCGCCGGCATGCTGGCCGTGCCGCTCGGCGTCATCCTGATGCTGGCGCTGCTCTACGCGAACTATGCCGGGAACCCGCAGGTTGCCGGGGCACTGCGCGGCATGGGGGCGGTGGCGGGGGGGCTGATCGCGGCCACCGGCATCAAGCTCATGCCGGCGCTGAAGCGGCATCCGCTGGGCATCGGCGTGTGCCTCGGCATCGTGGCGCTGGTCTTCGGCGCAATCGCGCTCATGCGCATCCCCCTGGGCTGGGTGCTGCTGGTGGTCGGCGGCGCCGCGTGCGTCTGGACCTGGAAGAGGATTGCACCATGA
- a CDS encoding hemerythrin domain-containing protein, translated as MNIDSHELRQVAQAAAPRVDLYAGIHKALRALMADTLLALGRADDEDTLELAQATQRVLQLLDFCRSHLRHENEFVHRAMEARAPGSSSQIAHEHAEHEQEIAALAEHATALLNCDATARAAGTLALYRALALFIAHNFEHMHVEETAHNAVLWARYTDAELVEIHNALVASIPPEEMMFTLRWLVPYMNPAERAAMMADMRAHAPAPAFAAAIDVVRPHLGEREWTRLAASLGLDA; from the coding sequence ATGAACATCGATTCACATGAACTCCGCCAGGTCGCGCAAGCAGCCGCCCCTCGCGTCGATCTCTATGCCGGCATCCACAAGGCGTTGCGCGCGCTGATGGCCGACACCCTGCTCGCCCTCGGCCGCGCCGATGACGAGGACACGCTCGAGCTGGCGCAGGCCACGCAGCGCGTGCTCCAGCTGCTGGATTTCTGCCGCTCGCACCTGCGGCACGAGAACGAGTTCGTGCATCGGGCGATGGAAGCGCGTGCCCCCGGCTCCAGCAGCCAGATCGCGCATGAGCATGCGGAGCACGAGCAGGAGATCGCCGCGCTCGCCGAGCATGCCACTGCGCTGCTGAACTGCGATGCGACGGCGCGTGCGGCCGGCACGCTGGCGCTCTACCGTGCACTGGCGCTCTTCATCGCGCACAACTTCGAGCACATGCACGTGGAGGAAACCGCGCACAACGCGGTGCTGTGGGCGCGCTACACCGACGCCGAGCTGGTCGAGATCCACAACGCCCTCGTCGCATCGATCCCGCCCGAGGAAATGATGTTCACGCTGCGGTGGCTGGTGCCGTACATGAACCCGGCCGAGCGTGCCGCCATGATGGCCGACATGCGCGCACATGCACCTGCGCCGGCCTTCGCAGCCGCAATCGACGTCGTGCGTCCGCACCTCGGCGAGCGCGAATGGACCCGGCTCGCGGCGAGCCTGGGCCTGGACGCCTAG
- a CDS encoding bifunctional helix-turn-helix transcriptional regulator/GNAT family N-acetyltransferase, with protein sequence MAPMPVDSPASPDVAAVKAVRQFNRFYTRRIGALDPYLGSDMSLTDVRVLYELAHREHAVASEIAKDLGLDGGYLSRILRRFESAGWLARETHPRDARQSLLRLTEAGHVVFAPLQQKSRDEAHALVASLTAPQKRQLIDAMHTVQALIEPEAHPPAKPRTAVLREPRPGDIGWVVQQHGELYAREYGWNSEFEALVAEIAGEFLRKFEPEWEHCWIAELDGERVGAVFLVRKSATVAQLRLLLLAPRARGLGLGARLTDECIGFARRKGYRKMVLWTNSCLLAARHIYATRGFELVKSEPYEGFGQQLVGETWELKLQPRPIA encoded by the coding sequence ATGGCACCTATGCCTGTCGATTCCCCTGCCTCGCCAGACGTCGCCGCCGTCAAGGCCGTGCGCCAGTTCAACCGCTTCTACACCCGCCGCATCGGGGCGCTCGACCCCTACCTGGGCAGCGACATGTCCCTTACCGACGTGCGGGTGCTGTACGAGCTGGCGCACCGCGAGCACGCCGTCGCCAGCGAGATCGCGAAAGACCTGGGCCTGGACGGCGGCTATCTCAGCCGGATCCTGCGGCGCTTCGAAAGCGCCGGCTGGCTCGCGCGCGAGACGCACCCACGCGATGCGCGCCAGAGCCTGCTGCGCCTGACCGAGGCGGGCCACGTCGTTTTCGCCCCGCTGCAGCAGAAGTCGCGCGATGAGGCCCATGCCCTGGTCGCTTCGCTCACGGCACCTCAGAAGCGCCAGTTGATCGATGCGATGCACACGGTGCAGGCGCTGATCGAGCCCGAAGCCCATCCGCCGGCCAAGCCGCGCACCGCGGTGCTGCGCGAGCCGCGTCCAGGCGATATCGGCTGGGTGGTGCAGCAGCACGGCGAGCTCTATGCGCGCGAGTACGGCTGGAACAGCGAGTTCGAGGCGCTCGTGGCCGAGATCGCGGGCGAGTTCCTGCGCAAGTTCGAGCCCGAATGGGAGCATTGCTGGATCGCCGAGCTCGACGGCGAGCGCGTGGGCGCCGTGTTCCTGGTGCGCAAGTCGGCGACGGTGGCACAGCTGCGCCTCCTGCTCCTGGCGCCGCGGGCGCGCGGCCTCGGCCTGGGCGCGCGGCTGACCGATGAATGCATTGGGTTCGCGCGCCGCAAGGGCTACAGGAAGATGGTGCTGTGGACCAACAGCTGCCTGCTGGCCGCACGTCACATCTACGCGACGCGTGGCTTCGAGCTGGTGAAATCCGAACCCTACGAGGGCTTCGGCCAGCAGTTGGTGGGCGAGACCTGGGAGCTTAAGCTCCAGCCAAGGCCTATTGCATGA
- a CDS encoding YgiQ family radical SAM protein, whose product MNAPVDVSFFARAAKPLTSYRKYWAARFGTARFLPTSRAEMEALGWDSCDIVIVTGDAYVDHPSFGMAVIGRMLEAQGFRVGIIAQPEWHSADPFKALGKPNLFFGVTAGNMDSMINRYTADRKIRSDDAYTPGDVGGQRPDRAAIVYSQRCKEAWSDVPIVLGGIEGSLRRIAHYDYWQDKVRRSIVVDAKCDLLLYGNAERAIVEIAHRLAAREPVQQITDVRGTAFVRRETPEGWFEIDSTRVDLPGRVEAHVNPYLMVSDQAKANGTTCAKEEEAQAVAAAAETLSSLPLPAGEGRGEGAAKPLHFIPNPSLRKVADPRPSPLPQAGEGASPRVKPPPRDRSVIRLPSFEQVRADPVLYAHANRVLHLETNPGNARALVQAHGEGATARDVWINPPPIPLTTAEMDHVFDLPYARSPHPRYADEHGSHDGSTKIPAWEMIRFSVNIMRGCFGGCTFCSITEHEGRIIQSRSEDSIIKEVEAIRDGVKGFTGTISDLGGPTANMYRIGCKSPEIEAACRKPSCVYPGICPNLNTSHDPLIKIYRRARALKGIKKILIGSGLRYDLAVQSPEYVKELVQHHVGGYLKIAPEHTEQGPLTRMMKPGIGSYDRFKQMFEKFSAEAGKKQYLIPYFIAAHPGTSDEDMMNLALWLKRNGFRADQVQTFYPSPMATATAMYHTSKNPLRKITRESETVDIVRGDKRRRLHKAFLRYHDANNWPLLREALKKMGRADLIGNGKHHLIPTYQPLTDGSYQSARRKNSTPQASQPVQPAKGRILTQHTGLPPRGTGAGRARPARKSR is encoded by the coding sequence ATGAATGCCCCCGTCGACGTCTCCTTCTTCGCGCGCGCCGCCAAGCCGCTGACCAGCTACCGCAAGTACTGGGCAGCCCGCTTCGGTACGGCCAGGTTCCTGCCCACTTCGCGCGCCGAGATGGAGGCGCTGGGCTGGGACAGCTGCGACATCGTGATCGTCACCGGCGACGCCTACGTCGACCACCCCAGCTTCGGCATGGCGGTTATCGGCCGCATGCTGGAGGCGCAGGGCTTTCGCGTGGGCATCATCGCGCAGCCCGAGTGGCACAGCGCCGATCCTTTCAAGGCCCTGGGCAAGCCGAACCTGTTCTTCGGCGTGACGGCCGGCAACATGGATTCGATGATCAACCGCTACACGGCAGACCGGAAGATCCGCAGTGACGACGCCTACACGCCCGGCGATGTCGGTGGCCAGCGGCCCGACCGGGCGGCCATCGTGTATTCGCAGCGCTGCAAGGAAGCGTGGAGCGACGTGCCGATCGTGCTCGGCGGGATCGAAGGCTCCCTGCGCCGCATCGCCCATTACGACTACTGGCAGGACAAGGTGCGCCGCTCGATCGTGGTGGACGCCAAGTGCGACCTGCTGCTGTATGGCAATGCCGAGCGCGCCATCGTCGAGATCGCGCACCGGCTGGCGGCGCGCGAGCCGGTGCAGCAGATCACCGACGTGCGCGGCACGGCCTTCGTGCGGCGAGAGACGCCCGAAGGCTGGTTCGAAATCGACTCGACCCGGGTGGACCTGCCGGGGCGGGTCGAGGCGCATGTGAACCCGTACCTGATGGTGTCGGATCAGGCGAAGGCGAACGGAACGACTTGCGCGAAGGAAGAAGAAGCGCAAGCCGTCGCTGCCGCCGCCGAGACTCTGTCTTCGCTCCCTCTCCCTGCGGGAGAGGGCAGGGGTGAGGGCGCGGCGAAGCCGCTCCACTTCATCCCCAACCCGAGCCTCAGGAAAGTGGCGGACCCTCGCCCCAGCCCTCTCCCGCAAGCCGGAGAGGGAGCAAGTCCCCGTGTGAAGCCGCCGCCGCGCGACCGCTCCGTGATCCGCCTGCCTTCCTTCGAGCAGGTGCGCGCCGATCCCGTGCTCTATGCCCACGCCAACCGCGTGCTTCACCTGGAGACCAACCCTGGCAATGCCCGCGCCCTGGTGCAAGCGCATGGCGAGGGCGCAACCGCCCGCGACGTCTGGATCAACCCGCCCCCGATCCCGCTCACAACGGCGGAGATGGACCACGTGTTCGACCTGCCCTACGCGCGCAGCCCGCATCCGCGCTACGCCGACGAGCACGGCAGCCACGATGGCTCGACGAAGATCCCGGCCTGGGAGATGATTCGCTTCAGCGTGAACATCATGCGAGGCTGCTTCGGCGGCTGCACCTTCTGTTCGATCACCGAGCACGAGGGCCGCATCATCCAGAGCCGCTCGGAGGATTCGATCATCAAGGAGGTCGAGGCCATCCGCGACGGCGTCAAGGGCTTCACCGGCACCATTTCCGACCTGGGCGGTCCCACCGCCAACATGTACCGCATCGGCTGCAAGAGCCCGGAGATCGAGGCCGCATGCCGCAAGCCCAGCTGTGTGTACCCCGGCATCTGCCCGAACCTCAACACCAGCCACGATCCGCTGATCAAGATCTACCGGCGCGCGCGTGCGCTCAAGGGCATCAAGAAGATCCTGATCGGCTCCGGCCTGCGCTACGACCTGGCGGTGCAGTCGCCCGAGTACGTCAAGGAACTGGTGCAGCACCATGTCGGCGGCTATCTCAAGATCGCGCCCGAGCACACCGAGCAGGGTCCGCTCACCAGGATGATGAAGCCCGGCATCGGCAGCTACGACCGCTTCAAGCAGATGTTCGAGAAGTTCAGCGCGGAAGCGGGCAAGAAGCAGTACCTGATCCCGTACTTCATCGCCGCGCATCCGGGCACCAGCGACGAGGACATGATGAACCTCGCGCTCTGGCTCAAGCGCAACGGCTTCCGCGCCGACCAGGTCCAGACCTTCTACCCTTCGCCCATGGCCACCGCCACGGCGATGTACCACACCAGCAAGAACCCGCTGCGCAAGATCACACGCGAGAGCGAGACGGTCGACATCGTGCGCGGCGACAAGCGCCGCCGCCTGCACAAGGCCTTCCTGCGCTACCACGACGCCAACAACTGGCCGCTGCTGCGCGAGGCCCTGAAGAAGATGGGCCGCGCCGACCTGATCGGCAACGGCAAGCACCACCTGATCCCGACCTACCAGCCGCTGACCGACGGCAGCTACCAGAGCGCGCGGCGCAAGAACTCCACGCCGCAGGCCTCGCAGCCGGTGCAGCCTGCCAAGGGCCGCATCCTCACGCAGCACACCGGCTTGCCCCCGCGCGGGACCGGTGCCGGCCGGGCCAGGCCGGCGCGCAAGAGCCGCTGA
- a CDS encoding patatin-like phospholipase family protein: MVSNRPMRTITPSKKTNGSPSHRSIPRVDITAARKALVLQGGGALGAYQAGVYAGLCEKHKALDWVAGVSIGAINAALIAGNPPELRVARLREFWDLLSSGPAQRLPPGWGDRALFNQWSANSTAMFGVPGFFKPRNNPVLLLGGAAPVLSYYDTSPLKSTLERLVDFDRINDCDIRLSVGAVNVRSGNSVYFDNTRQRIGPEHIMASGALPPGFAPVHIDGEDYWDGGIVSNTPLQYVLDTHPRTEPLLVLQVDLFSARGIMPRTLAETLERQKDITYSSRTRMNTDALASNMNLQQAVADLIAKLPASLRKDASVAAVCAQLTHQPIEIVHLIYRDKPYELDSKDYEFSRVSVDEHWEAGLRDIRNTLEHPELLRAAAHVNGVTTFDLTEADKPRVRHPMRVPALQSAPQ, translated from the coding sequence ATGGTGTCCAATCGGCCCATGCGCACCATCACGCCCAGCAAGAAGACCAACGGTTCCCCCTCGCATCGTTCCATTCCCCGCGTCGACATCACCGCGGCCAGGAAGGCGCTGGTGCTGCAGGGCGGAGGCGCGCTCGGTGCCTACCAGGCCGGCGTCTATGCGGGGCTGTGCGAGAAGCACAAGGCATTGGACTGGGTCGCCGGCGTCTCCATCGGCGCGATCAATGCCGCCCTGATCGCCGGCAATCCGCCAGAGCTGCGCGTGGCGCGCCTGCGCGAGTTCTGGGACCTCTTGTCCTCGGGTCCTGCGCAACGGCTACCTCCGGGCTGGGGCGACCGCGCGCTCTTCAACCAGTGGAGCGCCAACTCGACGGCGATGTTCGGGGTACCGGGCTTCTTCAAGCCGCGGAACAACCCCGTGCTGCTGCTCGGCGGCGCGGCGCCGGTGCTGAGCTACTACGACACCTCGCCGCTGAAGTCCACGCTCGAACGGCTGGTGGACTTCGATCGCATCAACGATTGCGACATCCGCTTGAGCGTCGGCGCGGTCAACGTGCGCAGCGGCAACTCGGTCTATTTCGACAACACCCGGCAGCGCATCGGCCCCGAGCACATCATGGCCAGCGGCGCGCTGCCGCCCGGCTTCGCACCCGTGCACATCGACGGCGAGGACTACTGGGATGGCGGCATCGTTTCCAACACGCCGCTGCAGTACGTGCTCGACACCCATCCGCGCACCGAGCCGCTGCTGGTGCTGCAGGTGGATCTCTTCAGTGCTCGCGGCATCATGCCTCGCACCTTGGCCGAGACCCTGGAACGGCAGAAGGACATCACCTATTCCAGCCGCACCCGCATGAACACCGACGCGCTGGCCTCGAACATGAACCTGCAGCAGGCCGTTGCCGACCTGATCGCCAAGCTGCCGGCTTCCCTGCGCAAAGACGCCAGCGTGGCTGCGGTGTGCGCGCAACTGACGCACCAGCCGATCGAGATCGTGCACCTGATCTATCGCGACAAGCCCTACGAGCTCGACTCCAAGGACTACGAGTTCTCCCGCGTCTCGGTCGACGAGCATTGGGAGGCCGGCCTGCGCGACATCCGCAACACGCTGGAGCACCCCGAACTGCTGCGCGCCGCGGCGCACGTCAATGGCGTCACCACCTTCGACCTCACCGAGGCCGACAAGCCGCGCGTGCGGCACCCGATGCGAGTGCCCGCGCTCCAGTCGGCGCCACAGTGA
- a CDS encoding GAF domain-containing protein — protein MNEGVSLSAIRACFEGAIPGMMATCAADGTPNVAYISQVYYVDERHVALSFQFFNKTRQNILANPYGTVLVMDPVTAAFYRLQMRYLRTETEGPLFEGMKAQLAGIASYSGMAGVFRLIGSDVYEVEAIEHLEGDCLPAPSKPSLLAGVRRAAERLAACSATGELLQTALAALNDHLDVRHAMVLMLDAAAQRLYTVASCGYATSGVGSEIEMGHGVIGMAARERTPVRISHMTSAAAYSHAVRSSLRESLPGLALDTEIPFPGLAEPHSQLAVPIVSTGRLLGALFVESPHDMRFGFEDEDALVAIAGHMGAALDLLHMAAEPALPEEPAEASAPSASGTPLAVRHYLANNSVFVGERYLIKGVAGAILGKLLREHAQQARSEFTNRELRLDPALRLPDLSDNLEARLVLLQRRLAENCAHIRIEKTGRGRFRLCLERPVALEEIPG, from the coding sequence ATGAACGAGGGCGTTTCGCTGTCGGCGATCCGGGCCTGCTTCGAGGGCGCCATCCCCGGCATGATGGCGACCTGCGCCGCCGACGGCACGCCCAACGTGGCGTACATCTCGCAGGTCTACTACGTGGACGAGCGCCATGTTGCACTGTCCTTCCAGTTCTTCAACAAGACGCGCCAGAACATTCTGGCCAATCCGTATGGCACCGTGCTGGTGATGGACCCGGTTACCGCTGCCTTCTACCGGCTGCAGATGCGCTATCTGCGCACCGAGACCGAGGGCCCGCTGTTCGAGGGGATGAAGGCGCAGCTGGCGGGCATCGCCTCCTATTCCGGCATGGCTGGCGTGTTCCGGCTGATCGGCTCGGATGTCTACGAGGTCGAGGCCATCGAGCACCTGGAGGGCGATTGCCTGCCGGCCCCGTCGAAGCCGAGCCTGCTGGCGGGCGTGCGTCGTGCCGCCGAGCGCCTGGCCGCCTGCAGCGCGACTGGCGAGCTGCTCCAGACCGCGCTTGCCGCGCTCAACGACCACCTTGACGTCCGGCATGCGATGGTGCTGATGCTCGATGCGGCCGCGCAGCGGCTCTACACCGTGGCGAGTTGCGGCTACGCGACCTCCGGCGTCGGCTCGGAGATCGAGATGGGCCATGGCGTCATCGGCATGGCCGCCCGCGAGCGCACGCCGGTGCGCATCAGCCACATGACGAGCGCAGCTGCCTACAGCCATGCAGTGCGCAGCAGCCTGCGCGAGAGCCTGCCCGGGCTCGCGCTGGACACCGAAATCCCCTTTCCCGGACTGGCCGAGCCGCACAGTCAGCTCGCGGTCCCCATCGTGTCCACAGGCCGCCTCCTGGGCGCGCTGTTCGTCGAGAGCCCGCACGACATGCGCTTCGGCTTCGAGGACGAGGATGCGCTGGTAGCCATCGCCGGCCACATGGGCGCGGCGCTCGACCTGCTGCATATGGCGGCCGAGCCGGCGCTGCCGGAAGAGCCGGCAGAAGCAAGCGCCCCGTCGGCGAGCGGCACGCCGCTGGCGGTGCGCCACTACCTGGCCAACAACAGCGTCTTCGTCGGGGAGCGCTACCTGATCAAGGGCGTGGCAGGCGCCATCCTCGGCAAGTTGCTGCGCGAGCACGCGCAGCAAGCCCGAAGCGAATTCACCAACCGCGAGCTGCGGCTGGACCCGGCGCTGCGGCTGCCCGACCTCTCGGACAACCTGGAGGCCCGCCTGGTGCTGCTTCAGCGCCGGCTGGCGGAGAACTGCGCCCACATTCGGATCGAGAAAACGGGGCGCGGGCGCTTCCGGCTGTGCCTGGAACGGCCGGTCGCACTCGAGGAAATCCCGGGCTAG
- a CDS encoding 3-hydroxybutyrate dehydrogenase produces the protein MQLKDKVAFITGSASGIGKEIALVFAQEGAKVVIADLNKQAADATAAELNERGAQAIGVGVDVTSEEQVDAAVEEAARAFGGIDILISNAGIQIVHPVEEFSFADWKKMLAIHLDGAFLTTKACLKHMYAQGRGGSVIYMGSVHSKEASLLKAPYVTAKHGLIGLAKTVAKEGARHGVRANVICPGFVRTPLVEKQIPEQAKTLGITEEQVIKNVMLKETVDGEFTTTEDVARVALLFAAFPTNALTGQSLVVSHGWFMQ, from the coding sequence ATGCAACTCAAGGACAAGGTCGCCTTCATCACCGGTTCGGCCAGCGGCATCGGCAAGGAGATCGCTCTCGTGTTCGCGCAGGAAGGCGCCAAGGTCGTGATCGCCGATCTCAACAAGCAGGCGGCCGACGCGACCGCTGCCGAGCTCAACGAGCGCGGCGCGCAGGCCATCGGCGTCGGCGTCGACGTCACGAGCGAAGAGCAGGTCGATGCGGCTGTCGAGGAGGCAGCCCGAGCCTTCGGCGGCATCGACATCCTGATCAGCAATGCAGGCATCCAGATCGTGCACCCGGTGGAAGAGTTCAGCTTCGCCGACTGGAAAAAGATGCTCGCCATCCATCTCGATGGCGCCTTCCTCACCACCAAGGCGTGCCTCAAGCACATGTACGCGCAGGGCCGCGGCGGCAGCGTGATCTACATGGGCTCGGTGCACTCCAAGGAGGCCTCGCTGTTGAAGGCGCCCTATGTCACGGCCAAGCACGGCCTGATCGGGCTGGCCAAGACGGTGGCGAAGGAGGGCGCCAGGCACGGCGTGCGCGCCAACGTGATCTGCCCTGGCTTCGTGCGTACGCCACTGGTCGAGAAGCAGATCCCGGAGCAGGCCAAGACCCTGGGCATCACCGAGGAGCAGGTGATCAAGAACGTGATGCTCAAGGAGACGGTGGACGGCGAGTTCACCACCACCGAGGACGTGGCGCGCGTCGCGCTGCTGTTTGCCGCCTTCCCGACCAATGCGCTCACCGGACAGTCCCTGGTGGTGAGCCACGGTTGGTTCATGCAATAG
- a CDS encoding YihY/virulence factor BrkB family protein has product MQVRALLDLFKQAVLSWKADYAPSMGAALAYYTVFSVAPLLLIVISVAGLVFGQEAARGEIMNQLSGLMGEQGARAVQGMLEAVNKPKEGIFATVVGLALLLLGASTVFGELQDALDRIWRAPAHDTGKGLFNLLRVRLLSFSMIMGIGFLLMVSLVASAALAALGKWWAPVFGGWAALAQAVNFLFSFVMVTVAFALIYKIMPRVRVQWRDVWVGAAVTALLFTVGKHLIGLYIGKTGVASGYGAAGSLVVVLVWVYYSAQIFLLGAEFTWVYAHKYGSLRHVQRPGAPPSPTREPAVRNGR; this is encoded by the coding sequence ATGCAGGTGCGCGCACTCCTCGATCTCTTCAAGCAGGCGGTTCTTTCATGGAAGGCCGACTACGCCCCGAGCATGGGCGCAGCGCTCGCCTACTACACGGTGTTCTCGGTGGCACCCCTCCTGCTGATCGTGATCTCCGTCGCGGGCCTGGTGTTCGGCCAGGAGGCCGCCCGCGGCGAGATCATGAACCAGCTGTCGGGCCTCATGGGCGAGCAGGGCGCGCGGGCGGTGCAAGGCATGCTGGAGGCCGTCAACAAGCCGAAGGAAGGCATCTTCGCGACGGTCGTCGGCCTCGCGCTGCTGCTGCTCGGCGCGAGCACCGTGTTCGGCGAACTGCAGGATGCGCTCGACCGCATCTGGCGCGCGCCGGCGCACGACACCGGCAAGGGCTTGTTCAATCTGCTGCGCGTGCGGCTCCTGTCCTTCAGCATGATCATGGGCATCGGCTTCCTGCTGATGGTCTCGCTGGTGGCGAGCGCGGCACTGGCGGCGCTGGGCAAGTGGTGGGCGCCGGTCTTCGGCGGCTGGGCCGCCCTGGCGCAGGCGGTCAACTTCCTCTTCAGCTTCGTCATGGTGACGGTGGCCTTCGCGCTGATCTACAAGATCATGCCGCGCGTGCGGGTGCAATGGCGCGACGTGTGGGTGGGCGCTGCAGTGACGGCGCTTCTCTTCACGGTCGGCAAGCATCTCATCGGCTTGTACATCGGCAAGACGGGCGTGGCCTCGGGCTATGGCGCCGCGGGCTCGCTGGTGGTGGTGCTGGTGTGGGTCTACTACTCTGCGCAGATCTTCCTGCTGGGGGCGGAGTTCACCTGGGTGTATGCGCACAAGTACGGGTCGCTGCGCCACGTGCAGCGGCCAGGCGCCCCGCCTTCGCCCACGCGCGAGCCGGCTGTGCGCAATGGCCGCTAG